The nucleotide sequence TCTAAAGTCCAGGTACAACATGCATGCACAACTACTTTTGTGCATGCAAGTGACTGTGTAAACAAGTCTTGTAGATCTCAGAGATCTTGAGGAATAAGTGTCAGGATTTAGACACAGACCAGATGCATGGGGCAAGAAAAACAGATGGCCTCGGGCTACAAACTTGATTCACAaattccatggccagaagggaccattgtgatcatctagtccagggttaggcaacctttggcacatgacctgccagggtaagccccctggcgggctgggccggtttgtttacctgccacatctgcaggttcggccgatcctGGCTccctggccacagttcaccgctccaggtcaatgggggcggCAGGAATCtgcgcaggctgagggatgtgctagccaccacttcccacagatcccattagcctggagcagtgaaccatggccagggagccacgatcggccaaacctgcagatgcggcaggtaaaacaaacaaaccctggcaggccgcatgccaaaggttgctgatccttgATCTATCTTATCTGTAAAAAAGAGGCTGTAGaactccaaaataattcctaaagcatatccttttagaaaagcatcttaTCCCTTTATTTTAAGATTGTCAGAGATGAAGAGTCTAccactggttaattactcactgttaattTACAActtttttccagtctgagtttgtctagtttcaactggCAGCCATTGGATCATTTTATACCCTTTTTCTCTGCTACCCTGAAGAGACCATTATAGAAATACTCAAAGAGTTCAATTacttataaggcatgttttcaaatcctttaatcatACTCATGGCTTTTCTCTAAACTCTCTTCCATTTACCAACAACCTTTTTGAATTACAGACAGCAGAacagaacacagtattccagcaatagacacaccagtgccaaatacagaggtaaaataatctttcAACTCCTACTTAAGAGTCTCCTGTTTATGAAtctcaggattgcattagctttttagGCCACAGTATCACCGCAGGAGCTCATGTTacctgattatccaccaggacccccacatctttttcagagtaattgcttcccaggagagagtcttccttttttgttcctagatgtacacatttacatgtAGTAATATTAAAATTcatgttgtttgcttgtgcccagtttaacAAGTAGCCCAGATCACACTGAATCAgcaacctgtcctcttcattgtttaccactgcccaatttttgggtcatttGGGAACTTTATCAGGGTTACttctataaaaatatattatctATTAATCAAGTGAAAAATCTGTAAACAcaacttttctttcttcttgttgGTATTAATTTTATCAGCTAAAGGACAAACTAGGTAACTAAAACAAAGAAGAAACTTATTGAGAGATGTCAGCCATAAGCACCGACTTTACAatgtgccagtgggtgctcgccccttggctctgcctcaggccccgcccccaaGGCACCActgtgccctgcctcttcccacctcacctcctcccaccccttttcACCCCTCCCCAAGCATACCGGGTCCTCATTcccccagctgttttgtggcatgcaggaggctcagagAGGGAGGCACTGATCCACAGGGCCTGCCAGTGGGCAGtaagagctgatggggggctgccagtgggtgctcgagcctcagagcacccacagagtcagcacctatgatgtCAGGAACAAATCAGTTCTTTACAGCATTTTTCTGTGCTGGGAACCTACCAGATTTCATATATTATTAAGTAAGAGTATTCATAATAAACcagtcaaacaaaaaaagttttaaatagcATTACTCTTGCATTCATAAATTAAAACTATATAATTAGTACAACAGAAATTTAGCACCAAGCCACCCTGGTGATTAAATTCATGTGAAACTGCACAAGTTCCTCAAGGATAAGGAAAAGAAACCACAGCAGATAAATACTTACCAGCTGGAAGAGGGAAAGCTGACGGTCAGTAACAAAATGGCCCATTTAAGGCTATTGGCTCTGCcaattttaaagggccagccccAGAAAGATAGCTGGGAAACAACTCCCATAAGAGGGCAACCCtaagctacagaggaaggtgcgCCTGCTTTGTTGGTGTTCTTAGCACCATGATGTATTATTATCCATACAAGTCCTTTACCTCACTGCCCAATTTAAAGAACCATAATGATTTGTAATTTCAGATTTCACCATATTGGCACTCAATGCACTGATATGTCACTGTTTCCTTGTGTAACCCTTCTCACAGGTGATGTCAGCAGTACAAAGGTCAGGCTCCTATTTAAGGGCTCCTGctaaaattacaaaacaaaattggCTTGAGCCTCCATGcagaaatctgggaaaactaaatacCTTCCCAGTGTGCCTCTAGGCAATACTTCTCCACCTGCAAACACTGAGCCTGtgtataacaacaacaaaacttctaTTAAGGGGAAAGGGAATACAGCAACAATGACTGAAAAGTATTCAGATAACAGATAAAACATTCGCCCCACAATATCTTGAGCAGTAATCATTTGCGTCAGTTTTCCACCTTGTGGTGTGAAAGTCCAATTACTtccctttaacatgccactcCTCTTTTTCCTCTGCTGCATCCCACTCATGGTATGCTGTCTGAGGTCAGTGAAATCCCAGAATCCCAGGGCTGCTCCGCAAGTGGATGAGTGAGGGTGGGTGAGACCTCTAGCACTGGCTGTTACTGCTTCTGAGACTGCCCACTCTGCCGATTCCCTGATGTGTCCTTGGTCTGGTCTGGTCCTATTATGCCATGGCCACCTACCCTAGCTATTAGTAATCAGAGCTCAAGGATTTGCTGGGTGGGAGGCACCTTCATGCTGCTGCATGTCTAGGCTTGGAAGAACTTGACTTTTTTTAAGCTGTGCAAAATTGtagattttaaacattatttttatgtttataaatTTTCACAGTTTCAAGAAATTATGGGAGGCTCAGACAATAATTATATAATAACAGTAGatgatgagattcaaaagttaaagctttataaccattaaaatatagATTGACATCATCATGGCAAACTATATGacataaatatccttaaatcaaactctaatagtGTTCTCAAGCTGCTTTTTtgttactttgcctatctgtacatttttgattatcaataaaaatattttccattcgtCTGTGGGTGGGTGGTGAAAATGATGtttactaataaaaatctaaCACTTCCAAGCATATGCTTCATCCACTGTGCTACCTTTAGCTACAATGCCGtgttctgaggttccactgtccgtcttagggtttgtcttcactgacTGTGTTGCACCAGAGCAGCTGTACTGCTATAGTGTTTAGTGAAGATGCCACCTACGCTGACAGGACAGCTTCTCCCTTCAATATTGCTGCACTACCTCCACGGGGCCAAGTCTACACCATGGTGCTACATCGgtgaagctgtgccactgtaacgcatctggtgaagacacattctcctgttggcataattactccacctctgcaagaggtggaAGCTCTGTCGGTGCGAGAGTGTCTGAtagtgctggtgtagacagcacttaggtcactgtaacttgTATCACTTAGGggagtgtctttttcacacctctgaccaacttAAATTACATTGacataagcagtagtgtagaccagctatgttgacaggagaggcTGTCCCAtcacatagtgctgtctacaccagaggttaggtcaatgtaactatattgctcaagggtgtggatttctCCCCCTGGTGACATCGTTATACTgacataataacaggtttcagaggagcagccatgttagtctgtattcgcaaaaaagaaaaggaggacttgtggcaccttagagactaacaaatttatttgagcataagctttcgtgagctacacgtttcgtgaaatgcatccgatgaagtgagctgtagctcgcgaaagcttatgctcaaataaatgcgttcgtctctaaggtgccacaagtcctccttttcttttatcctgacataagctgggggggagggatagctcagtggtttgagcattggcctgctaaaccccgggGTTGTGAGCCCAAtccttgggcggggggggggggggcatttagggattggggcaaaaaactggggattggtcctgctttgagcagggggttggactagatggcctcctaaggtcccttccaaccctggtattctctGATTCTAAGTTTGCAGCATAGGCCAGGCTTAGGGAGTTCAGTTCTAGTGACTCGGCTGGGTCGAGGGGCAGGCTCAGGACGGTTGGCTTTCACACCCcatccaaaaagaaaagtaggacttgtggcaccttagagactaacaaatttatttgagcataagctttcgtgagctacagctcacttcatcggatgaaagcttatgctcaaataaatttgttagtctctaaggtgccacaagtcctccttttctttttgcgaatacagactaacccggctgctcctCTGACACCCCATCCAAGGCTCAGCCCGCAGACTAGTTTGTGACTTCAGCTCTCGTGCCCCCTGAGAAGAGACAAGGCCTCTCCCCTGAGCCTAGTCAGCTCTGTCTTTACAcacaggaggagaagggaccAAAGGGGATTTAGGAATAACAACAGCCCCAGCAGCTGGCGGGAGGACCCGTCCTCTCCCTCCCGCGGCTGCCTCAGCTCGTGGGTGCCCAGCCTGAGGCCCGGGAAAGGGACCTGAGCGACACTCCCGCGCGGAAAGCCCGGCCCCTTTAAGGTGCATCCAGTTGGGCGGGCAGGCCCCACCGTTTGCAAACACCCACGCGCCTGCCAGCCAGGCCTCTGCTCCCCGGGCGCCGCGTGgcgaagggggctgcaggggcgcATCCGCCTTCCCCCCACGGCCTGCCGGGAGCCGAGGCCGGCGGGCGCCGCACACGCTGAAGGGGGTTTGGCTGGGACGGAGCAGCGAGAGCCCCGGCCGGCGGCTCCGCCCCGCTCTCCGCGCAGCGCCTCGGCGGCGGGATTGGgaaggggccggggactagcagGGCCGGGCCGCAGCGTCCGGCGGACACAGGTAACAGCGGCCCCTCCCGGGCTCCGGCTGGGGTCCGGCTGCCCGGGCCGCGGGGATGTGCCCGGACCGGGCCTCGCTGTGGGGGCCTGCAGGGAGCGCGGCCCGAGCGGAGCTTTGCTCTCCGGCTGCCCCGCGCCGAGCGGGCCCGGCCGGGCTCCCTCAGGCCGGCGGCAGAGCGGCCCCGCGGTCGCGGTCGCAGTcggtggggccggggccggggctggtGCGGCGGACCCGGGAGTTTCCCTAGCCCCGAGGCGGCGCCGCTGCGGGCCTGGAGCGAaaggcgggaagaggtgggggtgggtgaCTGTGGTTTGGcgggtttcagaggagcagccgtgttcgtctggagtcgcaaaaagcaaaggaggacttgtggcaccttagagaccaacacatttatctgagcataagcttacagtgtgtatgatgatctccttacagtgtgtctgataaacccattgtttcatgttctccgtgtgtgtatatccatctcccctctgttttttccaccaaatgcatccgatgaagtgagctgtagctcacgaaagcttatgctctaataaatctgttaagtctcttaaggtgccacaagtcctccttttcttttagtgtggtTTGGGCCCCTCGCCTTCCTTTGCTTTCCTGGCAGGGAGCCGGCTGTCCCAAGGGCTGGGTGCGTGGGCGGGCTGGTTAGAAGAAAAGCTCGGTGGGAACCAAACCGCAGCCAGGGGGAGGGTGGCAGAGGGGAGGTGTGCTCCAGGTTAGTCCTGACCACTTCATTATTGGTGGGGGTTGAAATCAGACCCTTGAGCATGGCAGGGAGAGTGAGTCTGCTTACGAGAAGATTTTGGCAGAAAAAACCAAGTTTTAAAAGGTAATCTCTTCCCCCATCTGAAACCAGTCTGTGATCAGAACCACTCAACGTATATGGATATAGACACACTGCATTTAGCACAGTGTGGCCTTGATCCTGACTGGGATTTTGGAGTGCTCTCGCAACACAGTACATAGAACTTAAAATCCATTTTCACTTCTCTTGGTACAAGTTTGCATATATTTGCGGGCTTCACCCCCCACTAATGTGGAAGAACATATGGCAAGTACATGGTGTGACAATGCAGATGTTTAACaaaagtgcaaaaagaaaaggaggacttgtggcaccttagagactaacaaatttattagagcataagctttcgtgagctacagctcacttcatcggatgcatatgctcaaataaatgtgttagtctctaaggtgccacaagtactccttttctttttgcgaatacagactaacacggctgctactctgaaacctaacaaaaatGCAGTTACAGTAAAGTGAGGGAGCCTTTGCTTGACTGGGAACAACTTTCTACAATGGTTATGGCTACTGAAAAATCACTAACTTGTTTAATAGCATCTAATATTTTAATAGAACCTAATGAAGCCCTGCCCACTCTGTCACAGGACCACTGCTGGGACCATTTATGTGAAAGAGGGTTCAGTCTCTTTCACATAAATGGTCCCAGCAGTGGTCCTGTGACAGAGTGGGCAGGGCTTCATTAGGTCCTATTAAAATATTAGATGCTGTTAAACATGTTAGGTACTGAAAAATCACTCATAACCATTGTAGAAAGTTGTTCCCAAGTCAAGCAAAGGTGTGCGGCACCTCATAGAATGGGGTCCTGGTTTATGAATAGGGTTCTCAGGTGCTATAGTAATACTACTAATATGCCCTAAATTATTAGTCCTAATGAGGACTGTGGCCATGCCAAATTTCACACTTCAGCTATTGTAGTTCTGTGTCtgcatttaaaaagataaatgaacAAAGATAatgaaagtgggtttttttttccccttcactcACTGAAACAGGTAaaattttgctcaaactttccaaaaattcattttgggatAGAGAAAAAAACATAGAAATTTCATTCTAAAAGATTAATGCAAACGTGTGGAAATTTAGGGTTATAACACTGTTTTTCATCCTTACCTAAGATCATAAATCTGTTTTCCCCTAAGATTATCAAAAGGTAACTactgtttccccccctccccccccatttggAAACTATATTCTTGGAATGATTTTCTGCAAATCTTCTGCAAAagcatatgagtcaacagtgtgcccttgttgccaagaaagctaatggcattttgggctgtacaactcttagcattgccagcagatccagggatgtgatcattctcctttattcagcattggtgaggcctcatctggagtactgtgtccagttttgggccccacactacaagaaagatgtggaaaaattggaaagagtcaactggagggcaacaaaaatgattagggggctggagcacatgacttatgaggagaggctgagggaactggaattatttagtctgcagaagagaagaatgaggggggatttgataactgctttcaactacctgaaagggggttccaaagaggatggatctagactgttctcagtggtacaagatgatagaacaaggcgcaatggtctcaagttgcagtgggggaggtttaggttggatattaggaaaaatctttttcactaggagggtggtgaagcagtgcaatgggttacctagggaggtggtggaatctccttccttggaggtttttaaggtcaagcttgacaaagccctggctgggatgatttagttggggattggtcctgctttgagcagggggttggactagatgacttcctgaggtcccttccaactctgattttctatgattctaagggatAGTTCTTTCTTCTTCTAGTGGAGGATGAATAAATATATTGCAGCAGGAAAGAGTATTTCTCTTGAAAATGCTTCAGTAATATTAAGGTCTGGTTAGGAGAAGCAGCATTTTCTCATCTACTGGCTCTGTGGTCTGAGCACAAGGTGAATTCAGAAACTCTTGACTTTTATTCctggtttttcttctttttctggtATTGGGCAAGTAATTTCTGTCAAGAACTATCCCTAATAAATGTAGCCTCTGGCATCTCTCTGCTTTTGTTAAATAGCATGGGCTGGAAGTTAATTATGAccttaaaaatattgtatttgagTAATGGAAGGAAGAAACCATAAGAAAGTTAGTAGTTTAACAAATTGTAAAAAGAGAGTTTCATATAGAGTATTGCATTGGAATTTCCATTGCTAATTTTCAGTGTAACATGCTGCCTATTTATAATGAGGAACTAAATATGAAAAATGCAGATTATGAATAGGCAACTTACCTATCCTGCTATATGAGAAAAAAGAACATTTCACAGAAAGGTACAATAAATCCTTATGGTTGCAAAAGGAACTATATCATcattacaaaaaggaaaaaaggtgcTGATCTTAGTAGTCACTACTAGAAATATGCTGTTTGCTGACCAATTTTTTCAATACTAATTGAATCTCTCTCTTTATTTCAGGGTATGCTATGACTAGTTTCAGGCTGCCCATCACTGCCTATAGGAAACTAAATGTCTGGTTTGGAGTCTGGGAGAAATTCCCGTCTAATAAACTCTGTGTGTCCTGGAGGAGATGTTTATACTTTAGCCACCAATCCAGTATAATAAACTACAGAGAACACTTCAGCATTTCTCCTGTGAAACATGATGTATTTTTAAGACCGCCTTCACAATGCATTTCAGTGCCTTGTTTACGACTTAAAAGTGACAAAAGttctagaaagaaaaaacaacccctgcaagtggaggaggaggaagatgaagagaGAAGTGATTCAGAAGATGAATTTGAAAATGACCCCAATATAGTGAAAGATTACAAGGATCTTGACAAAGTAGTCCAGTCTTTTCGTTATGATATAATAATGAAAGCTGGTCTAGATATTGCAAGAAAGTAAGTATGAAAGATTTATATAGCTTACCAATAAAGAAATTGTCGTATAGCAAacagttaaatgttcttttgatgtcCTTTTTCTTGCCGCAGTAACTTAgtgaagaagaatttttttttaacttaagtcCATATTTGTCTTTGGAGGTGCATTGTTACTTTGTCTCTTGGGATCTGTTTTTTTCCAGAATTCTGCTACTTATCACTGTCTGCAATGCTAAGACTACTTAAAGAGACAGTGATAATTTTAATCAATATGTAGCATTTATGCTTTTAACTGTTGACTTAAAAAGAAAGAGCTTAAGAATAGAAAAGCTTCTGCTAGTTGgtggaagaatttaaaaaaaaaaatagcctagATTGACTAGAAGAAAGAGTCTAACCCAATTCTACATTAAATATAAACCTGCCACACCTACCTTCATCAGGTATACATAAACCTTATTAACCAAGTCCATCACAAGGTATAAGCTATGCAACCTACAGAGGATTTAAGAAGCCTGTTAGTTACAATACATTAGTATGACTTGAAGCTGATATCCAAAGACAACATTCTTAAGTTTAAAATGACTGGTGGCATACAAAAGGGGTGTTATCTGTTATAAACACTCTTAAACTGCCCTTGTATGTGTGGTACAGAACAGttatgaatgattttttttattcagcatttctgaaatataTCCTAAGTCAATCTTTAAATAACCCTCACAGATACATATGTATGCTTTATGCACAAATTCTCCTTCTGGATCACACTTTGCAGGTGAACTGTGTTTTTGCCTGTCTGTTAGGAAACAATTGCACTTGTTTACTGTGCACTATAAAAACACTATAAagcaaactttatttattttttttttttattttagcaaagtGGAAGATGCATTCTATAATGGTGAACTCAGGCTGAATGGAGAGAAATTGTGGAAGAAAAGCAGAACTGtaaggcttttaaaaaacaaaacaaaaaccataacTAAGGCTGacattttcttttcccccctatTCTGATAGCACTCATGTAGGCATTATAAAAGGCTATACAACAATGAGTTATCCTGCATGTAACATATGAGCTGCTATACCTGGGGTTAAAAGATAACACAATGTAAAAAATGGAGACTTATGTAAGAAGACAGAAACTTAATGAAACCTGGATATTTTAAGTATATATAGTTTAACTGGGGGATGGATGAATCAAAACAAGTTACTGTATGTCTACTTCTCCATCTTGACAGAGGTAGTAGAAGTAGTTCTGCAAGATGAGGAGTACAgcttcttttcctcttccccccaaaagaCTTTGCcagagagatgggggaggagggtactTGTAGCTGCATTAAACAGGCTTATTGATTCTTAACTAACCCCcacaaatgtttacttttttgttgttgtaatccCTGCAGCCTATCCACTATTAAGGTTGCATGGGTTAGTGTAGCCACttagagaaaaatattattttaaaatatatttttataaggaAGTAAGTAGGAGATGATCCATACATTTATCGTTACTTCCTACTTACACTTCATCCCTTCTTAAGAGTTTCACTGACACTTTCCCCCAGTATTAAATAACTCCTATCTGTTTTCTTATCAGGAAGCACCAGTCATCATTTAAAGGAATTGTTCCTGTTCAAATTCTCTTCCAGGATATCATTCTTTATAAGCCCCAGTCTCTGAATGTTCTTATTTGTGGCAACTGTACCCTCTGTTTTGAAGTCCTTAAAGATCCGCTACTGCCTAtagtgaatctttttttttttttgattgctcCCTTTCCTTAACCTTTGTCTAGTTGTCTTTCTGTCCTTGCAGTATGAGCTATTTGGTGCAGGGATTAATGCGTTTTGAATGCCTGGAAAGTATCATATAATGGGAGCGTTATAAAGATGGCATCTCTATGGCAAATCCTTGTATCTCCTATAGCGTGTCTTGCTTTTTTGACACTTTTTGTCTCTATAAATCATCAACAGAACCATCACAACTTTTTCCTCACTTGCAACACTTCATTTGTAGTTTCTACAGACTTGATATTATGGTCTTGCAGTACAAagactatagttaaggttgcatcagAGTTTTCTGTTGTACAGGGTCTGTACTTCAGTGTCTCACCGGTTTTTTTAATAAGCATGCCTGGtttgctctggggatgaattggGTTTGTGCAGTGAAGGAGTCTTCTGACTGTAGCAGCCCTGTctcatttgttacagaagttggGAGGTTGTAGTGAATAAGGCAGGGGactgcaagaagagaaaggatggttttgtgTTTAGAGCAGTTGAATACCATCCTTGAGctcagggtatgtccacactataGTGGCTACAATAGCAGAGGTATGGTATATGCAGCTGTAGCATATACTTCCTGTATTGATGGAAGTGGgttttctgttgatgtaggtaatccacttctctgaggggcggtagctaggtcaatggaataattcttccatcaattgAGCTGATTCTACAGTGGGGATTAGGTCAACCTACCTGCCATGCAGGTATGAAATTTTTCAGGCTTGAGTGATGTAGTTAGGCTGATtttaagttttaggtgtagactgGCCTTAGTCCCTGCCTCTGTGACCAAGTTATTATGTGACACTGGACAAATCATTTACATCAAAGTTTTCACAGGTAGTCACTTCTGCATGTAATCAAATCCTATATTatcatgcatacacacaagggagcCTAATTAAAGTTGCATGGCCAAcgttcattctggcatttcctaactcaaCCTTTTAATCCCtaactttttatttcctttgttcaTGGTTTAATTTTACTGATGAGAGCAACTTTAATATTAAACTACATTTTTTGTTTGAGATTATTATCAAGAGTTGTGATGTTCTAATTTGAGTACACAGACTCTGCTTGAAATCAGTCATCttgcaaaacaaaaatcccaataTGCAATTTGTATTCAGAGTCCTTTGGTAGAGATTTTTGCAtgcaaaaattttttttaaaataaacctgtcCTGGAACAGACATATATTACTTTAATTAAGAATGAAGCAGATATAATATTCATGTACTCCAATGCAAGCCTATTTGCATATATACTTTAGTTACATTAGATAGCAGGCACTTCAAAAAGGTAATTTTATCTGTTGGACTGCTAGGGTATTTTCTATTAACATTTAGTTCTTAAATTTTGAATAAATTAA is from Dermochelys coriacea isolate rDerCor1 chromosome 3, rDerCor1.pri.v4, whole genome shotgun sequence and encodes:
- the MTRES1 gene encoding mitochondrial transcription rescue factor 1, which gives rise to MTSFRLPITAYRKLNVWFGVWEKFPSNKLCVSWRRCLYFSHQSSIINYREHFSISPVKHDVFLRPPSQCISVPCLRLKSDKSSRKKKQPLQVEEEEDEERSDSEDEFENDPNIVKDYKDLDKVVQSFRYDIIMKAGLDIARNKVEDAFYNGELRLNGEKLWKKSRTVKVGDTLDLIVGEDKETETAVVMRVVLKKASEKTESEKYKVVLRRWKNLKVPKQDVFK